The following nucleotide sequence is from Capra hircus breed San Clemente chromosome 16, ASM170441v1, whole genome shotgun sequence.
agcaaacaccctcttcaacaacacaagagaagactctacacatggacgtcaccagatggtcaacaccgaaatcagactgattatattctttgcacccaaagatggtgaagctctatacagtcaacaaaaaaaaaccaggagctgactgtggctcagatcatgaaccccttattgccaaattcagacttaaattgaggaaagtagggaaaaccgctagaccattcagctatgacctaaatcaaatcccttatgattatacagtggaagtgagaaatagattctagggactatatctgatagatagagttcctgatgaacaatggacggaggttcgtgacattgtacaggagatgggatcaggaccatccccatggaaaagaaatgtcaaaaagcaaaatggctctctgatgaggccttacaaatagctgtgaaaaggagagaggcgaaaagcaaaggagaaaaggaaagatataagcatatgaatgcagagttccaaagaatagcaagaagagataagaaagccttcttcagtgatcaatgcaaagaaatagacgaaaagaacagaatgggaaagactagagatctcttcaagaaaattagagatacaaagggaacatttcatgcaaagatgggctcgataaaggacagaaatggtctggacctaacagaagcagaagatattaagaagaggtggcaagaatacacggaagaactgcacaaaaaagatcttcacgacccagataatcacgatggtgtgatcactcatctcgagccagatatcctggaatgtgaagtcaagtgggccttagagagcatcactatgaacaaagctggtggaggtgatggaattccagttgagctagttcaaatcctgaaagatgatgctgggaaagtgctacactcaatatgccagcaaatttggaaaactcagcagtggccacaggactggaaaaggtcagttttcattccaatccaaaggaaaggcaatgccaaagaatgctcaaactaccacaagattgcaatcatctcacacgttagtaaagaaatgctcaaaattctccaagccaggcttcagcaatacatgaactgtggacttcctgatgttcaagctggttttagaaaaggcagaggaaccacagatcatattgccaacatccgctggatcatggaaaaggcaagagagtttcagaaaaacatctatttctgctttattgactatgccaaagcctttcactgtgtggatcacaataaactgtggaaaattctgaaagagatgggaataccagaccacctgagctgccttttgagaaatctgtatgcaggtcaggaagcaacagttagaactgcacatggaacaacagactggttccaaataggaaaaggagtacgtcaaggctgtgtattgtcaccctgcttatttaacttatttgcagagtacatcatgagaaacactggactggaagaaacactggactggaagaaacacaagctggaatcaagaatgccaggagaaatattaatgacaccacccttatggcagaaagtgaagaggagctaaaaagcctcttgatgaaagagaaagaggagagtgaaaaagttggcttaaaggtcaacattcagaaaacgaagatcatggcatctggttccatcacttcatgggaaatagatggggaaacagtggaaacagtgtcagactttatttttttgggctccaaaatcactgcagatggttactgaagccatgaaattaaaagacacttactccttggaagaaaagttatgaccaacctagatagcatattcaaaagcagatatattactttgccgactaaggtccatcaaggctatggtttttccagtagtcatgtatggatgtgagagttggactgtgatgaaggctgagcaccgaagaattgttgcgtttgaactgtggtgttggagaagactcttgagagtcccttggactgcaaggagatccaaccagtccattctgaaggagatcagccctgggatttctttggaaggaatgatgctaaagcttaaactccagtcctttggccagctgatgcgaagagttgattcattggaaaagactttgatgctgggagggattgggggcaggaggagaaggggacgacagaggatgagatggctggatggcatcactgactcgatggacatgagtctgagtgaactccggaatttggtgatggacaggcaggcctggcatgctgcgattcttggggtctcaaagagttggacatgacttagcgactgaatgaactgagctgaactgatgctgaagcttcaatactttgcctacctgatgtgaagagccaactctttggagaagactctaatggtgagaaagattgaaggccggaggagaaaaaggtgacagaggatgaaatggttggatagcatcacttactcaatggacatgagttgaacaagctctgggagatagtgaagtacagggaaccCTGTTGTCctgcagtctatgtggttgcaaagagtcagacatgacttagcgactgaataacaataacaacaatgtagTATTTGGTTACTATTGACCTTCTGATGACACCTCAAAAGGAGGCATATCCACTTCATGTGATCCCAGATCACTGAGACATGATGATGTGGATGGCTGGATATCTAGAGCAGACAATGTCAATCACTAAGGATCCTCAGAGGGATGAAGCAGGACAGCAAAAGATTTCATCACATTCCTTGGAATGGCAAAGAATTTAAATGTGAATTGtttgtttctggaattctccGTTTGATATTTTCAGACTGTGGTTGACCACAGGTAAGTGAAACTCTGGAAATAAAAACTGTGGATAAGAGGAAacaactgtatataaaatatgatatatattgCAGTATATTgcagttccttggactgcaaggatatctcacctgtcaatcctaaaggaatattcactggatagactgatgctgatgctgaaactccaatgctttggccacctgatgcaaagagccgactcattggaaaagatcctgatgctgagaaagattgaaggtgggaggagaaggggatgacagaggatgagatggttggatggcatcactgacacaatggacatgagtttgagtaggctcatggagttggtgatggacagggaatcctggcatactgaagtccatggggtcgcaaaaagtcagacacgactgaatgactgaactgagctgatattgCAGTAAAAACGGATGAATacaagaatattttctttatcaaAGATAAAAGGCATGATCGATATGCTAGGAACTGTTTCCTAAGTTATTTCCTATATTAACATGTTTAactgatatataaaaatacagtgaaatattgAAGTATTATTACCTCCATTTTGCATAATGAATTATTATTAGCTCCATTATTACCTCCACTGGGTATAGAGAATGTGTATaaaaacctaattttaaaaaaaaaagcgatGTTGCTTCTGAACATCCTGCTCACTGGTACACCAGGGGTTGGAAAAACTACATTAGGCAAAGAACTTGCATCAAGATCAGGACTGAAATACGTTAATGTGGGTGATTTAGCTCGAGAAGTTTGATCACCGGATATCATGGAGTCTGGCAAGATGGCTTCTCCCAAGAGCATGCCGAAAGATGCACAGATGATGGCACAAATCCTGAAGGATATGGGGATTACAGAATACGAACCAAGAGTTATAAATCAGATGTTGGAGTTTGCTTTCCGATATGTAACCACAATTCTAGATGATGCCAAAATTTATTCAAGTCATGCTAAGAAAGCTACTGTTGACACAGATGATGTGCGGTTGGCAATCCAGTGTCGTGCTGACCAGTCTTTCACCTCTCCTCCACCGAGAGATTTTTTATTAGATATTGCaaggcaaagaaatcaaacccCTTTGCCATTGATCAAGCCATACTCAGGTCCTAGATTGCCACCTGATAGGTATTGCTTGACTGCTCCAAATTATAGACTTAAGTCTTTACAAAAAAAGGCATCTACTTCTGCAGGAAGAATAACGGTTCCACGGTTAAGTGTTGGTTCAGTTACTAGCAGACCAAGTACTCCCACGCTTGGCACACCAACCCCACAAGCCATGTCCATTTCAACTAAAGTAGGGACTCCAGTGTCCCTCACAGGGCAAAGGTTCACAGTACAGATGCCCACTTCACAGTCCCCAGctgtaaaagcatcaattcctgcAACATCAGCTGTTCAGAATGTTCTAATTAATCCGTCATTAATTGGGTCCAAAAATATTCTTATTACCACTAACATGGTCTCATCACAAAATAGTGCCAATGAAGCATCAAACGCATTGAAAAGGAAACATGATGACGATGATGACGACGACGATGACTATGATAACTTGTAATCTAGCCTTGACGCACGTAACTTGTATACTTGGTTTTGAATCTGTTGTACTGAGATTAAACATGCATGCTGGATATTAATGTTGTGTTCTAGAAAGAATAGTATTTAATGAGTAAATATGCTTACCATACTTTTTGATTGAGCTGTTGTGTTAGATTTTCTTTAATAGGATTAGTAATGGTTTCTCGTCACCCTTTACGTGTAAAAAATAAAGTTGCAATtcgtgcatttaaaaaaaaaaaaagcaaatccaGAAGACTGCATATAGAAGACTGCATACAGAATGCTACCTTATTTTACTAAAACTAAAAATCAAACAATGCTCAAGATTATGTTATTTAGGAATATATATGCAAGAAAAAATTTTCCAAGAATGGGTGTATTATATGGCTAAAAATTAAGAGAGTAATTATCTCCAGGAGATTAGCAGACCTACAGATGGGTGATAGCTTTGAAAGTATTAGCAATGGTCTAACTCTTATGACTTTCCCGgcggctcagagagtaaagcgtctgcctacaaagtgggagacctgggttcaatccctgggttgggaagacctcctggagaaggaaatggcaaccaactccagtattcttgcctggaaaatcccatggatggaggaacctggtaggctacagtctacagggtcgcaaagagttggacacgactgagtgacatttaCTAATATTACTTTAGCTCTTATGACAGGTGGTAGATTCATACTTGATGATTACAAGATGATGCTTCATAACTTTTATAGGCATTATATATAGTTTTACTTATACCAAAATTATACTTTAAGAAGTTTAGCACCTGCATTTTGTGATATTTAGATTAACTGTTCAGGggctatttttcttatttcctggtTTCCAGCTACAGTGCTTAAGAGATAGGATTACTAGATAGCTGACTTCTAGAGcagcaaacaaaattaaaacttttttttcttttcagtctggGTAGTCATTCTAAACATAAATCAGTTTCAAAATAATGcttataaaagaataaatggtCCCACTAAATGCAAAAAACAATTTGACCACTGAGAAATATGTTAACAGCTTTCTCAAATCAATATGCCAACATTATTGTAATTTCTGAATAATGGTAATAAAAACAACACTTCCAGATAGAGCTCTAACATGTAAAAAGTTGAGAAGCTATCACACCTGTCCTTAAGACAAGAAAACATTTGATAAACTAGAACCAGTGACTTTTGTTGAACAACAGAAAACTGAATTTGTAGGGTTAATTGTCGCTCCACAATCTGGCACATTCAGAGAGACAGATCTGCTTACCTGGAGCAGAAGCTGCTGAAGCAACAGATAAGAGCACTTAAATAGTAATTTTGATGAACTGTTGATAGTGTGGACTCGTATAAGAGGAAATTCTGGAGATCACAGTCTAAGGGGTTCAGTACGTGTTCCATGCAGCTCACCAAGTTCTCACTGTGAAGATTCAAGAATACCTTATGGCTCTGGCAGGGTTGGGGGATAGAAGAGAAATCACTGCAAAATGCATTCAGAGCACTTTCCATCAGGAAGACCTAAACTCCAGGGAAAAAGACTTTACCAAATCCTTCCCCAGCTGGGAAAGAACATTTCTCCCACTGTGCCTTTCTCTATCCTTCccattacattttaaaagtgaacAAAATCTATATCattggaaaaatatttgtaacagtcACAGACTAGAACCACAAGCCTAAACCAAGATTTagtcacagaaatataaaattctttctttcccctacATCTGGCCACTATACCAGTAGGGATCCAGAGTACAGTGAATTACAGATGAAAGATGTAGACTCTGTCTGCAGAAGAGTGAGATGGGAGTTCGAAAATAAAAGGAGAGATAataacaagaacactggaggaatTTGAAGTCTCTGGTAACTATAGTACCAGCTAACATTGAACACAAACTTATAGCCAGATTAACATAAATTCTCACACTAATGACATCTATACTACTAGTTACTTAATACATGTACATCTTTCAACAAAAAGCTGTAAgacattagaaagaaagaaagagggaaaggagaaggaagaaaagaaaagggagagaagggagggagggtgggaagaTGGAAACTGTGAAGAGCCAAAGCAAGCATCGGAATCAGACTCAGTTATGACACAGATATCAGAATTACCAGATATGAAATTTAATGTCACTATGACTAATATGTTAAGGGctcaaatgtaaaaataaactgtCAGCAAGAACAGATGAGTAATGTAAGTAGAGTGATGGAAACACTAGgaaagaatctaaagaaaaaagTGAGAAGTCAGAAACActgtaacataaataaataatgcctTTGACAGGTTTATTAGTAGACTGTACACGGCCAAAGAGAGAATCAGTAAGGTTGAAGCTGGGTCAATaaacttcccaaactgaaacgccaaaaaaaaatttaaaaaaagaagaaggaataaCAGCAAAAAACTGTAATAGAACATCTAAGAAATGTGGGCCAACTTCAAAAGATGTAGCATATGTATAACGAGAATACAAGGTAAAGAAAGAGAGGCAAGAATAGAAGAAACACTTGAAGAAATACTGAACTTTCCAAACATATCCAacatatccaaccatctcagaaGATGCCAAACAAGTTGAATAACTACTACTACAACAAAAACCTCTACACCTAATCACATCATATTCAAATTTCTGTAAGCCAAACACAAAGaggaaatcttaaaagaaatcaggaaATATCACCCTACCTAAGAATTACAATGGTATTCTCATAAGAAATCATGCAAGAAGAAAgtgaactgaaatatttaaagtgttgaaagaaaaagacactAACCTAAAATTAAATGGCTAGTGAAACAGACCTTTAACAGTGAAGGAGAAATaaggcttaaaaaacaaaacttagaaaATTCACTCTCAGTACATCTACcttaaaagaaatttcaaaaattcTTTAGGGAGAAGAAAAATGAGATACATCAAAAGCAGAAATCTACATACAGCAATGAAGCACATCAGAAAGggaatacagtttttaaaagccTTCATTTTTGTTCTTAATCAATCTGAAAGATAACTGTTCAAAGTAATACTAACAATAAAATAGGTAATTATATCATAATAAGTGAAATGAATGGGAACAAGCACAACAGATGAGAGGGAGGAACTGAGAATACTCTGTTATGAGGTATCTACACTGCATATGGAATAGCATAGTGTTACTTGAAAGTGTACTTAGTTAAAAATGCATTTGCACAGTCTAGGAAAACACTAATTTTTAAGATAAGTATTATTAATATGCTAACAGATAAAATATAATCATTGTAAATGCTCAATTAAAACTGTGATgaccaatgaaaaagaaaaaaggcaacttatagaaaaaagttacaaatacAGTAGATATTAATTCAACTATATcaataatgattttaaatgtaaatagagcAAATTAATCAATTAAAGACAGAGACAGTcagaaggaatttttaaaaaatataaagaccaGGATTAtattgataccaaaaccaaacaaagacactacaagaaataaaattgaaggccaatatccctgatgaacataaatgcaaaaatcctcagtaAAATATTAGCCAACTGAATTCAATCATACATTAAAAGACCAAGAGCAAAAGAGACATTCCAGGGATATAAGGATGATTCAACATCCACAAtttaatcagtgtgatacaccatattagcaaaattaaagataaaaatcatatgatcatctcaatagagaaaaagcttctgacataaatcaataactatttatgataaaaactcaacAAAGTGAGTATAGAGGGAACATGCCTCAATGTAATATGGGATATGTATAATAAATCAACagataacatcatactcaacaataAAAGACATGGATATCCACCATTTTctttcaacatagtactggaaatTTTCAccatagaaataagaaaatgaagaagaataaaAGGTATCCAAAGTAGAAAAAAGAGGTAAAACTAACTATTTGCAACTATGTGTTACTATTTATAACTGatttctatatatagaaaaccctaaagactctacaaaaaaataaaaatgaaaaactattgaACTAATACATGAATctataaagttgcaggatacaaatttTATACAAAAATCTGTTGTATTTTAATGCACTAATAataaaggtaaattttaaaaaacaatcaatggcattgaaacatgtataatatcacataagaaatgaatcaccagtccaggttcgatacaggatgcttggggctggtgcactgggatgccccggagggatggtatggtgagggaggtgggaggcagggttcaggtcaggatggggaacacgtgtatgccaGTGGCGGATTTATGTTGATGGGTGGcagaatcaatacaatattgtaaagtaattagcctccaattaaaataattaaatttgaaaaaaatagagacaaacaagcaaaagacagaaatgattTTTCGGTCTACTAGGGAAATTTGAATATAAACTTTACAGTGGGTAATAGGATGTAACAATGTTACATTTCTCAAATGTGGTAATTGTAGAAGGTAGAAGAATGTCATTGCTCTGAGATGATCCTTGTGATAGTATTTAGGACCATGGTATTAAAGTGCCTGCCGCTTACTCTCAAACAGTTGAAAATATGTGTGCATGTtatacaaagagagaaaaaaacaaatggggAGACAGTTGGTAAATCCAGGTGAAGAATATACAGGCATTTATGTTCTAGTCTcccaacttttctgtaagtttgaacATTTTCAAGTGAGAAAgctgaggaaaataaataaatcaaggaaaaataaaaataaataaataaatgaaaaacaatccCAGTGTCATAAAaactatttaggaataaatttaaccatggATTTGAAAGTCCTATACTGTGCAAACAATTAGACATTAACACtagaaattgaaaaagatacaaacACGTGGAAATATATACCACACttatggactggaagaattaatgttattcaaatattcatattacccaaagcaatcaatGTAGTCTCTATCAAAATACCTATGACATTTTtggagaactagaacaaataattctaaaatttgtatggaacttTAAAGACCTAAAATAGctaaagcaaccttgagaaacaaaagcaaacttGGAGGTATCAAGCTCCCTGACTTCAAGTTATACTACCAAtataaagctatagtcatcaaaacaatatggtactggcataaaaacaaacacatagatcaaaagaacaaaacagagacCCTAGAAAGACATCCACacttatatggtcaattaatttatgacaaaggagggaGCAACATACCACAGGgcaaaagatagcctcttcaataaatagtgttgggaaaactggccaactatctgcaaaagaatgaagtgagATCATTTTCTtaaaccatatataaaaataaactaaaaatagtttgaagacttaaatgtaagattgaaaa
It contains:
- the LOC102183623 gene encoding transcription initiation factor TFIID subunit 9-like, with translation MESGKMASPKSMPKDAQMMAQILKDMGITEYEPRVINQMLEFAFRYVTTILDDAKIYSSHAKKATVDTDDVRLAIQCRADQSFTSPPPRDFLLDIARQRNQTPLPLIKPYSGPRLPPDRYCLTAPNYRLKSLQKKASTSAGRITVPRLSVGSVTSRPSTPTLGTPTPQAMSISTKVGTPVSLTGQRFTVQMPTSQSPAVKASIPATSAVQNVLINPSLIGSKNILITTNMVSSQNSANEASNALKRKHDDDDDDDDDYDNL